One Thermanaerothrix sp. genomic window carries:
- a CDS encoding NUDIX hydrolase, which translates to MKIRVGGIITGSNGLMLMRYRHAGGDVFCIPGGGVDHGEWLDDALKRELSEELGITVLVGSVIGLAQGVPMGTKGPVLHVLFSCAITKGIPHLNSNETSADEICWISPGKLDDLVLYPDVKGIIKRSLGVGGMSDAAVPSSALEIPYVKLSARRWL; encoded by the coding sequence TTGAAGATAAGGGTAGGAGGAATAATAACGGGGTCCAATGGGCTGATGCTGATGCGCTACCGCCACGCTGGGGGTGATGTCTTCTGCATCCCTGGCGGAGGAGTGGACCACGGCGAGTGGTTGGACGACGCGCTCAAGAGAGAACTTAGTGAGGAGCTTGGCATCACCGTATTAGTTGGCTCCGTGATTGGGCTTGCACAAGGGGTTCCCATGGGGACTAAGGGGCCTGTTCTACATGTGCTCTTCTCTTGCGCCATAACAAAGGGCATACCACATCTTAATTCTAACGAAACCTCCGCTGATGAGATATGCTGGATCTCCCCAGGGAAGCTCGATGACTTGGTCTTGTATCCAGATGTTAAGGGGATCATCAAGAGATCGCTTGGGGTTGGTGGCATGTCGGATGCGGCTGTACCATCAAGCGCCCTTGAGATCCCCTACGTTAAACTATCCGCCCGAAGATGGCTTTGA
- a CDS encoding histidine phosphatase family protein, translated as MNLILIRHGQTDWNREGRFQGRMDVPLNETGTLEAAALASRLKDVSVDWIVSSPLSRAMKTAEAITQFNMDMPDVEVCADLVEISHGDWEGLLFEEVLDKWPDLLRLWRNRPSEVTMPNGENLHQVAQRAIKAIKAIRERVSNGQTVCVVTHDAVIKAILCDILQAPLDSFWRFIIPNASLTVIKFIENIPKLALLGDSNHLNKGFIFSEQKGL; from the coding sequence ATGAACCTTATCTTGATTAGGCATGGCCAGACCGATTGGAACAGGGAGGGGCGATTTCAGGGGAGGATGGACGTCCCACTTAATGAAACTGGCACCCTAGAGGCGGCGGCGCTGGCCTCCAGGTTGAAGGATGTAAGCGTAGATTGGATAGTGTCCAGTCCGTTAAGCAGGGCAATGAAGACCGCGGAGGCCATAACTCAGTTCAACATGGATATGCCGGATGTGGAGGTCTGTGCGGACCTTGTGGAAATAAGCCATGGAGATTGGGAAGGGCTGTTGTTCGAGGAGGTCCTTGACAAGTGGCCAGACCTGTTGCGCCTTTGGCGGAATCGTCCTTCGGAGGTTACCATGCCAAACGGAGAAAACCTCCATCAGGTTGCCCAAAGGGCCATAAAAGCGATAAAGGCTATCAGGGAAAGGGTATCCAATGGACAAACTGTGTGCGTGGTAACCCATGATGCGGTCATAAAGGCCATACTTTGTGACATATTGCAGGCCCCGTTGGATTCTTTTTGGCGATTTATAATACCCAACGCAAGCCTCACGGTGATAAAGTTCATTGAAAACATTCCGAAGCTGGCTCTATTGGGAGATTCAAACCACCTCAATAAAGGCTTTATCTTTTCAGAGCAAAAGGGCTTGTGA
- the hutI gene encoding imidazolonepropionase, translated as MTVKLFRNARIYTPRGGSGPLRGAEQGSVQEIEAGAILCVDGIIEMVGPEEDVLAHSSTLAVNQEINLNGKCIVPGFVDPHTHMCFVSRREEEFSQRLHGVPYLEILRSGGGILSSVRAVRASSDHDLYEATRANVMSALKHGTTTVEIKSGYGLDTESELRMLNVIKRIGKETPMDVVATFMGAHAVPEEFRNDPDKFVDVLCGEMIPAVVEQGIARFCDVFCEDGVFSVDQSRKILSCARSNGLELKIHADEVHDLGGASLAAELRTLSAEHLLAASDQGLAAMAEAGVIAVLLPATAYSLKKPYARARKMIELGVPVALATDCNPGSCFCESIQFVFGLAVMNMGMSVEEALVGCTLNAAHAIGMGHRVGSLEEGKQADFVVLDGKTPATMAYHAGVNSVLEVYKRGEKVV; from the coding sequence ATGACCGTAAAGCTCTTCCGCAACGCAAGGATATACACCCCAAGGGGAGGATCTGGCCCTTTAAGAGGAGCGGAACAGGGGAGCGTCCAGGAAATAGAGGCCGGGGCTATCCTTTGTGTGGACGGGATAATCGAAATGGTGGGCCCGGAGGAGGATGTACTAGCCCATTCTTCTACCCTTGCGGTTAACCAGGAGATAAATTTGAATGGCAAGTGCATCGTGCCGGGTTTTGTAGATCCCCACACCCACATGTGTTTTGTCTCAAGGAGGGAGGAGGAATTTTCCCAAAGGTTGCATGGGGTCCCATATCTTGAGATATTAAGGTCCGGCGGGGGGATACTGTCGTCCGTAAGGGCAGTTAGGGCCTCAAGTGACCACGATCTGTACGAAGCCACCAGGGCAAACGTAATGAGCGCCCTTAAACACGGAACCACCACGGTGGAGATAAAAAGCGGCTATGGGTTAGACACCGAATCGGAGCTTAGGATGCTCAACGTCATAAAGCGAATTGGCAAAGAAACCCCCATGGACGTAGTCGCAACGTTTATGGGTGCCCATGCGGTGCCCGAGGAATTTAGAAATGATCCTGATAAGTTCGTGGATGTGCTATGCGGCGAGATGATCCCAGCCGTCGTGGAGCAGGGGATTGCCCGCTTTTGCGACGTGTTCTGCGAGGATGGGGTGTTCTCGGTTGATCAATCCCGCAAGATACTTTCATGCGCAAGGAGCAACGGCCTTGAGCTTAAGATCCATGCCGATGAGGTGCATGACCTCGGTGGTGCCTCCCTTGCAGCGGAACTCAGAACGTTGTCCGCAGAACACCTGTTGGCCGCTTCCGACCAAGGTTTAGCCGCCATGGCGGAAGCGGGGGTAATCGCTGTGCTTCTCCCCGCAACCGCTTACAGCCTTAAAAAACCCTATGCAAGGGCCCGCAAGATGATTGAGCTTGGGGTGCCGGTAGCGTTGGCCACCGATTGCAACCCGGGATCATGTTTCTGTGAGTCTATTCAGTTTGTATTCGGTCTTGCGGTGATGAACATGGGCATGTCAGTGGAGGAGGCTTTGGTGGGGTGCACCCTGAACGCCGCCCATGCGATAGGTATGGGGCATAGAGTAGGATCTTTGGAGGAGGGTAAACAGGCGGATTTTGTGGTGCTGGACGGTAAGACCCCGGCCACCATGGCATACCATGCAGGGGTTAACTCCGTGCTTGAAGTTTACAAGCGCGGTGAAAAGGTGGTTTAG
- a CDS encoding cyclodeaminase/cyclohydrolase family protein, producing MKLQDMTVKSFVEELASDSPAPGGGSVAAICGALGGALATMVARLTVGKERYRDSWDAMEKVISDGLELNRKFLDLMEEDTESFNQFMAARKMPKDTDQEKTARALAIAEASKKTAMVPLATLKTCEALMDTAFKAAESGNPNAVTDAGTAALLAQAAAKAAAYNVFVNLPGIEDQDFVKQCEDQVRESLDRIAKTGKEVEALLNQKLGI from the coding sequence ATGAAGCTTCAGGACATGACCGTGAAATCGTTTGTCGAAGAACTGGCATCCGATTCCCCCGCCCCTGGCGGAGGCAGCGTTGCGGCCATCTGCGGAGCCCTTGGAGGAGCCTTAGCCACGATGGTGGCAAGGCTTACGGTGGGCAAGGAGAGGTATAGGGACTCCTGGGATGCCATGGAGAAGGTAATTTCTGATGGGCTAGAGCTTAACAGAAAGTTCCTGGACCTCATGGAAGAGGACACCGAGTCCTTCAACCAGTTCATGGCGGCCAGGAAGATGCCCAAAGACACGGACCAGGAAAAGACCGCAAGGGCTCTGGCTATTGCGGAGGCATCAAAGAAAACCGCAATGGTTCCCCTGGCAACCCTCAAGACATGCGAGGCATTGATGGACACGGCCTTTAAGGCCGCAGAGTCGGGTAACCCCAACGCGGTAACCGACGCAGGTACCGCAGCCCTTTTGGCGCAGGCTGCAGCAAAGGCGGCGGCTTATAACGTTTTCGTTAACCTTCCTGGCATAGAGGACCAGGACTTCGTTAAGCAATGTGAGGACCAGGTTAGGGAAAGCCTTGACAGGATAGCCAAGACCGGCAAGGAAGTGGAAGCTCTCTTAAATCAGAAACTGGGGATATAG